Proteins encoded together in one Peribacillus asahii window:
- a CDS encoding assimilatory sulfite reductase (NADPH) flavoprotein subunit → MQIQVMNSPFNQEQAELLNRLLPTLTETQKNWLSGYMAAAVPGTAGAPVEEAKAQSAAPAISKEVTILYGSQSGNAQGLAKNAGKKLTESGFQVTVSAMSDFKPNNLKKIQNLLIVASTHGEGEPPDNAISFHEFLYSKRAPKLDNLNFSVLALGDSSYELFCQTGKDFDQRLAELGGTRLYPRFDCDLDYDEPAAEWLEGVLVSLSEAQGGSAAPVQAAASPTGESVYSRTNPFKAEVLENINLNGRGSNKETRHLELSLEGSGLTFEPGDTLGVYPENDPALVEALLGEMKWDSEEKVTVNKQGEVRPLKEALTSYFEITVLTKPLLGQVAEISTDEDLHGLVSPGNEEKVKAYLEGRDLLDVVRDFNLSGIPAQKFISILRKIPARLYSISSSLAANPDEVHLTIGAVRYEAHGRERNGVCSILCAERLQPGDTLPIYVQHNQNFKLPANPDTPVIMIGPGTGVAPFRSFMQEREEIGAEGKSWMFFGDQHFVTDFLYQTEWQRWLQDGVLTKMDVAFSRDTDEKVYVQHRLLEHSKELFEWLQEGAAVYICGDEKNMAHDVHNTLLEIIEKEGGMSREEAVQYLTDMQQQKRYQRDVY, encoded by the coding sequence TTGCAAATTCAGGTAATGAACAGTCCGTTTAATCAGGAGCAGGCGGAGCTCCTTAACCGTCTTCTGCCAACTTTGACAGAAACACAAAAAAATTGGTTGAGCGGTTATATGGCTGCTGCTGTTCCAGGAACAGCTGGAGCACCGGTAGAAGAGGCCAAAGCTCAAAGTGCCGCTCCGGCAATTTCTAAAGAAGTGACCATTCTTTATGGCTCACAAAGTGGAAACGCGCAAGGACTTGCGAAAAATGCGGGCAAGAAACTTACGGAGAGCGGCTTCCAAGTAACTGTCTCAGCGATGAGTGATTTTAAGCCGAATAATTTGAAGAAAATTCAAAATCTTCTTATTGTAGCAAGTACACATGGAGAAGGAGAACCGCCGGATAACGCGATATCGTTCCATGAATTTTTATATAGTAAACGTGCGCCAAAGCTCGACAATCTTAACTTTTCTGTTTTGGCTCTTGGAGATAGTTCTTATGAATTATTTTGTCAAACAGGAAAAGATTTTGATCAACGCTTAGCAGAGCTTGGTGGTACACGACTTTACCCACGCTTTGATTGCGATCTTGACTATGATGAGCCGGCAGCGGAATGGCTTGAAGGAGTTTTGGTCAGCCTAAGTGAAGCGCAGGGCGGAAGTGCTGCTCCTGTTCAGGCAGCAGCATCTCCAACAGGTGAATCGGTCTACTCTCGAACAAATCCGTTCAAAGCGGAAGTACTCGAAAATATCAATTTAAATGGCCGTGGCTCGAATAAAGAAACACGCCACCTTGAATTATCACTTGAAGGATCTGGACTGACATTTGAACCGGGAGATACCCTTGGTGTGTATCCGGAAAATGATCCAGCTCTTGTAGAAGCACTTCTTGGGGAAATGAAGTGGGATTCGGAAGAAAAGGTAACGGTTAATAAACAGGGAGAGGTCCGTCCGCTTAAAGAAGCACTTACTTCTTACTTTGAAATTACTGTTTTAACAAAACCGCTTCTTGGGCAGGTAGCCGAGATTTCAACAGATGAAGATTTACATGGGCTTGTATCACCAGGAAATGAAGAAAAAGTAAAAGCGTATCTTGAAGGACGCGATTTACTTGATGTTGTTCGTGATTTTAATCTATCAGGTATACCTGCACAGAAATTTATCTCGATTCTTCGGAAAATTCCAGCTCGTCTGTATTCCATTTCGAGCAGCTTAGCTGCGAATCCAGATGAAGTGCACTTAACGATTGGTGCGGTTCGTTACGAGGCACATGGACGTGAACGAAATGGTGTTTGCTCGATTTTATGTGCAGAACGTTTGCAGCCAGGAGATACTCTGCCAATCTATGTTCAGCATAATCAAAACTTTAAGCTACCAGCTAATCCAGATACGCCAGTTATTATGATTGGACCAGGAACAGGTGTTGCACCGTTTAGATCTTTTATGCAGGAGCGTGAGGAAATTGGTGCTGAAGGGAAATCATGGATGTTCTTCGGAGATCAGCACTTCGTAACAGATTTCCTTTACCAAACGGAATGGCAAAGATGGTTGCAAGATGGTGTACTGACAAAAATGGATGTCGCATTTTCGCGTGATACGGATGAAAAAGTGTATGTACAGCACCGCCTGCTTGAACATAGTAAAGAATTGTTCGAATGGCTTCAAGAAGGAGCAGCTGTCTACATTTGCGGAGATGAGAAAAACATGGCACATGATGTCCATAACACTTTACTTGAGATTATTGAAAAAGAAGGCGGCATGAGCCGTGAAGAAGCTGTACAATATTTAACGGATATGCAGCAACAAAAACGTTACCAACGTGATGTATACTGA
- the cysI gene encoding assimilatory sulfite reductase (NADPH) hemoprotein subunit, translating into MVNQILKAPEGPPSDVEGIKERSDYLRGTLKEQMLDRLSSGIPEDDNRLMKHHGSYLQDDRDLRNERQKQKLEPAYQFMLRVRMAGGVSTPEQWLVMDELADKYGNGTLKLTTRETFQMHGILKWNMKKTIQEINAALLDTIAACGDVNRNVMCASNPYQSEVHAEVYEWSKKLSDDLLPRTRAYHEIWLDEEKVAGTPEVEEVEPMYGPLYLPRKFKIGIAVPPSNDVDVFSQDLGFIAIVEDGKLVGFNVAIGGGMGMTHGDKATYPQLSKVIGFCKPNQIYDVAEKVITIQRDYGNRSVRKNARFKYTVDRLGLQTVKDELEQRLGWSLDEAKPYHFDRNGDRYGWVKGIQGKWHLTLFIEGGRVADFDDYKLKTGLREIAKIHKGDFRLTSNQNLIIGNVSSQKKKQINELVEKYGLTEGKQYSALRRSSIACVSLPTCGLAMAEAERYLPRLIDKIEEIVDENGLRDEEITIRMTGCPNGCARHALGEIGFIGKAPGKYNMYLGAAFDGSRLSKMHRENIGEEEILNELRVLLPRYAKERQEGEHFGDFVIRAGIIKATTDGTNFHE; encoded by the coding sequence ATGGTGAATCAAATTTTAAAAGCACCCGAGGGACCGCCAAGTGATGTAGAAGGCATTAAAGAGAGAAGTGACTATTTGCGCGGTACGCTGAAAGAACAAATGTTAGATCGACTTAGCTCGGGAATTCCTGAAGATGATAACCGCTTGATGAAACATCATGGCAGTTACTTACAGGATGATCGTGATCTTCGTAATGAGCGTCAAAAGCAAAAACTTGAACCAGCGTATCAATTCATGCTGCGTGTTCGTATGGCAGGTGGTGTGTCTACACCGGAACAATGGCTTGTTATGGATGAGCTTGCCGATAAATACGGTAACGGCACGTTGAAATTGACTACACGAGAAACATTTCAAATGCATGGAATTTTAAAATGGAATATGAAAAAAACGATTCAGGAAATCAATGCGGCTCTTTTAGACACGATTGCAGCATGCGGCGATGTGAACCGAAACGTGATGTGTGCTTCAAATCCATATCAATCTGAAGTCCATGCAGAAGTATATGAATGGTCTAAAAAATTGAGTGATGATTTATTGCCACGCACAAGAGCTTATCATGAAATTTGGCTTGATGAAGAAAAAGTAGCTGGCACACCGGAAGTAGAAGAAGTCGAGCCAATGTACGGACCGCTTTACTTACCGAGAAAGTTTAAAATCGGGATTGCCGTTCCTCCATCCAATGACGTAGATGTCTTTTCACAGGATCTTGGCTTCATTGCTATTGTTGAAGACGGCAAGCTTGTCGGCTTTAACGTAGCAATCGGCGGCGGTATGGGTATGACTCATGGTGATAAAGCAACATATCCACAGCTTTCTAAAGTAATTGGTTTCTGTAAGCCAAATCAAATTTACGATGTAGCAGAGAAAGTGATTACGATTCAGCGTGATTACGGAAACCGTTCTGTTCGTAAAAATGCTCGCTTCAAGTATACGGTGGACCGCCTTGGTTTACAAACAGTCAAAGATGAGCTAGAACAACGTCTTGGCTGGAGCTTGGATGAAGCGAAGCCTTATCATTTTGACCGTAATGGCGATCGTTATGGCTGGGTGAAAGGTATCCAAGGAAAATGGCATTTAACATTGTTCATTGAAGGTGGCCGTGTTGCTGATTTTGATGATTACAAGCTAAAAACTGGTTTACGTGAAATTGCTAAGATTCATAAAGGGGATTTCCGTTTAACAAGTAATCAAAACTTAATCATTGGAAATGTATCAAGTCAGAAAAAGAAACAAATCAACGAATTAGTTGAAAAATACGGATTAACAGAAGGAAAACAATATTCAGCATTACGCCGCAGCTCCATAGCTTGCGTGTCTTTACCAACATGTGGTTTAGCGATGGCGGAAGCGGAACGCTATTTACCAAGATTGATTGATAAGATTGAAGAAATCGTGGATGAAAATGGTCTTCGCGATGAAGAAATCACGATTCGTATGACAGGATGCCCGAACGGATGTGCACGTCATGCGCTAGGTGAAATCGGCTTTATCGGTAAGGCACCAGGCAAATACAATATGTATCTCGGTGCAGCTTTTGATGGCAGCCGTTTAAGTAAAATGCATCGCGAAAACATCGGTGAAGAAGAAATTTTAAATGAACTACGTGTGCTGCTTCCTCGCTATGCGAAAGAGCGCCAAGAAGGAGAGCACTTCGGTGACTTTGTTATTCGCGCAGGCATCATTAAAGCAACGACAGATGGTACGAATTTCCACGAGTAA
- a CDS encoding ATP-binding protein — translation MKMKPDQITPMESESNAHLRQLASVGKIAAGIAHEVKNPLTAVKGFLQLLQQESSNQYIDIAHSELDNALTTLNNLLQVSKPDLEFEEYQTIHLSVELESILNLFQDKMYDITIITDFKNNDVTIVGKKSQFKKAFFNLIKNAFESMDGEGTLMIMHESVNNEVIVTIQDTGVGIPKDKLDLLGTPFFTTKDLGTGLGLTQVFSVIYQHGGRIVVDSEENQGTTFTIKIPQLNKKCNQGVKNLNLKFEENYCIKNFFFENRKVFEERLLEEAINVKGKIEEIRQIGNINLLDNAHKLVLFVVEEREHELISFAKQEGVAWAKYSLTLAFKLEWIQAIRRTLWDFLYHFDLLNKTEVDRVTFFMLEKSINKSIDLFLTYFFISYSTYKDELLDKQRNLVENLSVPIIPINDKICILPLIGMIDYLRISTIQDKVLTEIETHHIETLIIDLSGITPMEQEITNNFIKIIDGISMMGCKLIITGMRTEIVRSFTGLGISINHQAEFKGTLQLALNDFFTEKSQ, via the coding sequence ATGAAAATGAAACCGGACCAGATTACACCAATGGAATCAGAGAGCAATGCTCATTTAAGGCAGTTGGCATCAGTAGGTAAGATTGCAGCAGGAATTGCCCATGAGGTTAAGAATCCATTAACAGCAGTAAAAGGTTTTTTACAATTGCTGCAGCAAGAAAGCAGTAACCAGTATATAGATATTGCTCACTCGGAATTAGATAACGCCTTAACAACATTAAATAATCTGCTTCAAGTTTCTAAGCCTGATTTGGAATTTGAAGAGTATCAAACCATTCATTTATCAGTAGAACTAGAATCTATTCTAAATTTATTTCAAGATAAAATGTACGATATTACAATCATCACAGATTTTAAAAATAATGATGTAACGATTGTTGGAAAGAAAAGTCAATTTAAAAAGGCATTTTTTAATCTTATTAAAAATGCCTTTGAATCAATGGATGGAGAAGGAACATTAATGATTATGCATGAATCAGTGAATAATGAGGTAATCGTTACCATTCAAGATACAGGAGTTGGAATTCCAAAAGATAAATTAGACTTACTTGGAACTCCTTTTTTTACAACCAAGGATTTAGGTACTGGTTTGGGGCTGACTCAAGTGTTTTCTGTTATTTATCAACATGGCGGGAGAATCGTCGTTGATAGTGAGGAAAATCAAGGGACAACATTTACAATTAAGATTCCTCAACTTAATAAAAAATGTAACCAAGGAGTTAAAAATTTGAATTTAAAATTTGAAGAAAATTATTGTATTAAAAACTTCTTCTTTGAAAATCGAAAAGTCTTTGAAGAGAGATTGTTAGAAGAAGCCATTAATGTAAAAGGAAAAATTGAAGAAATACGCCAAATTGGAAATATAAACCTTTTAGATAATGCACACAAGCTTGTATTATTTGTTGTAGAAGAACGAGAACATGAATTAATTTCTTTTGCTAAGCAAGAAGGGGTAGCATGGGCCAAATATTCATTAACACTTGCCTTCAAGTTAGAATGGATTCAGGCAATTCGACGAACTTTATGGGATTTCTTATATCATTTTGATTTACTAAATAAAACGGAAGTGGATCGGGTCACATTTTTTATGTTGGAAAAAAGTATAAATAAATCGATTGATTTATTTCTTACTTACTTTTTTATCAGTTATTCTACGTACAAAGATGAATTACTAGATAAGCAACGAAATCTAGTAGAGAATCTTTCTGTTCCTATTATTCCTATTAATGATAAGATATGCATTTTACCGTTAATTGGTATGATTGATTATTTAAGAATTTCCACTATTCAAGATAAAGTCCTCACTGAAATCGAAACTCATCATATAGAAACATTAATTATCGACCTCTCAGGTATTACCCCTATGGAACAAGAAATAACGAATAATTTTATAAAAATCATTGATGGTATATCCATGATGGGGTGTAAACTCATCATAACAGGAATGCGGACTGAAATTGTGAGGAGCTTCACAGGTTTAGGCATCAGCATAAATCATCAAGCGGAATTCAAAGGCACTTTACAGCTAGCGTTGAATGATTTTTTTACTGAAAAGTCACAGTGA
- a CDS encoding VanW family protein, with protein sequence MKFAWLTAILLFIQPAHPSNDLLITHQGQTIAHISRSDFTIALPDTPMVDRDKYNQLIEEIDKQVYKAPVEAGIDNTGNIIPGQTGYKLYKKIFEEQFYTSFFSSGTANIEVPLLPIHPRVDSELLAHIRVQKIGQYVTYFNSANKNRTQNISLAVEAINNHVVFPGEIFSFNKVVGNRTAERGYLPARVIVKGEFSEGIGGGICQVSSTLFNAIDRTGMEIMERYSHSRRVPYVPPGRDATVSWYGPDFSFKNNYNQPILIRAIRYGGQVIITIYSSDAIDYKARNIPQASYQLSKEVSCSSVNACE encoded by the coding sequence ATGAAATTTGCATGGCTTACAGCAATCTTACTATTCATTCAACCAGCGCATCCTTCAAACGATTTATTAATCACCCATCAAGGACAAACAATCGCTCATATCTCCCGCTCAGATTTTACGATTGCTTTACCGGATACGCCAATGGTGGACAGAGATAAATACAACCAACTGATTGAGGAAATAGACAAACAAGTATATAAAGCGCCTGTAGAAGCTGGAATTGACAATACAGGCAACATTATCCCTGGGCAAACAGGTTATAAATTATACAAAAAAATATTTGAGGAGCAATTTTATACCTCTTTTTTCAGCAGTGGAACAGCCAACATAGAAGTGCCCTTGCTCCCTATTCATCCAAGAGTAGACAGCGAGCTTCTTGCTCACATTCGCGTACAAAAAATTGGGCAATATGTGACTTACTTTAATAGTGCGAATAAAAACCGTACACAAAATATCTCACTGGCTGTAGAAGCTATTAATAATCATGTCGTTTTTCCTGGAGAGATCTTTTCATTTAACAAAGTCGTTGGTAACCGAACCGCAGAAAGAGGCTATTTACCAGCTCGCGTTATCGTCAAAGGAGAGTTTTCAGAAGGGATTGGAGGGGGGATTTGTCAAGTATCCTCCACTCTGTTCAATGCTATTGATCGCACAGGGATGGAGATTATGGAGCGTTATTCTCACAGTAGACGTGTTCCTTATGTTCCACCTGGTCGCGATGCTACAGTCAGTTGGTACGGTCCTGATTTTAGCTTTAAAAATAATTATAACCAACCGATTTTAATCCGAGCTATAAGATATGGAGGCCAAGTGATTATTACGATTTATTCCTCAGATGCCATTGATTATAAGGCAAGGAACATTCCTCAAGCTTCCTATCAATTATCTAAAGAAGTAAGCTGTTCGAGTGTTAATGCTTGTGAATAG
- the megL gene encoding methionine gamma-lyase, translated as MDKFYKHIETAVIHEGYDPKQYMGSLAAPIFQTSTFVFDHAEQGERRFSGGEEGYIYSRLGNPTVKILEDRIAMLERGEAGLAFGSGMAAVSAVLLALTKANDHIICSQGLYGCTFGLLHLMEEKYNITHNFSEMRTEEQIEAVIRPETVCIYVETPINPTMKMIDLAMVVKVAKKYGIAVVVDNTFSSPYLQQPLVLDCDVVLHSATKYICGHGDVVAGLVVGSKEFINKVTRTTQKDIGGIISPFDAWLLLRGLKTLPVRMDRHSENAAKLFNKLKQHPSVAQVFYPGDREHPDYEIMKKQMRQGGGIISFEIKGTKKDAQKLLNALKLIKIAVSLGDAETLIQHPATMTHSSVPSEKREAMGITNQLIRLSVGLENWEDLWEDLNQALDSLQN; from the coding sequence ATGGATAAGTTCTATAAGCATATTGAAACTGCAGTGATTCATGAGGGGTACGATCCGAAGCAATATATGGGGAGTCTGGCTGCGCCGATTTTTCAAACATCGACATTTGTTTTTGATCATGCTGAACAAGGAGAGCGACGGTTTTCTGGTGGGGAAGAGGGATATATCTATTCCAGGCTCGGCAACCCAACTGTGAAAATACTCGAAGATCGAATTGCTATGCTTGAGCGAGGCGAAGCAGGCCTTGCATTTGGCTCGGGAATGGCTGCTGTGTCTGCTGTGTTGCTTGCACTCACGAAAGCAAATGATCATATTATCTGCTCGCAAGGCTTGTATGGCTGTACATTTGGCCTTTTACATTTGATGGAGGAAAAATATAATATTACGCATAATTTCTCTGAAATGCGAACGGAGGAACAGATAGAGGCAGTCATTCGGCCGGAAACTGTCTGCATCTATGTGGAAACACCGATTAATCCGACAATGAAAATGATAGATCTTGCGATGGTTGTTAAAGTGGCGAAGAAATATGGGATTGCCGTTGTCGTGGACAATACGTTCTCATCTCCTTACCTTCAGCAGCCGCTTGTCTTAGACTGTGATGTTGTTTTACACAGTGCGACAAAGTATATTTGCGGGCACGGTGATGTAGTTGCTGGGCTTGTTGTTGGCTCAAAGGAATTCATTAACAAAGTAACGAGGACAACTCAAAAAGATATTGGTGGAATTATCTCGCCTTTCGATGCTTGGCTGCTGCTGCGAGGCCTAAAGACACTTCCCGTTAGAATGGACCGTCATTCGGAAAATGCGGCGAAGCTATTTAATAAATTGAAGCAACACCCAAGTGTAGCACAGGTTTTCTATCCGGGTGATCGAGAGCATCCGGATTACGAGATTATGAAGAAGCAGATGAGGCAAGGTGGAGGGATTATTTCATTTGAAATCAAAGGAACAAAGAAGGATGCCCAAAAGCTATTAAATGCTCTAAAGCTCATTAAGATTGCCGTCAGCCTTGGGGATGCTGAAACACTGATTCAGCACCCAGCTACGATGACACATTCCAGTGTGCCTTCCGAAAAGCGAGAGGCAATGGGAATTACTAATCAGCTTATTCGCCTTTCGGTCGGCTTGGAGAACTGGGAAGATCTTTGGGAAGACTTAAATCAAGCATTGGATAGCTTACAGAATTAA
- a CDS encoding S8 family peptidase — protein sequence MFDYSVIQFIQTYAHQLDKPLQIEILNLYKRFKQAPKFLQNRLGPLFMHTVKLSVIVEFEDMECQKQSVQQLQHSLTTNTHCQFKNQFSSVPCCSVDVTLAALADLFKSHSTIRKVHLNRQVQALLDHAIPSVQADHVVRNNKQLTGQGITIAVIDTGVYPHSDLEGRIVHFVDFINRRSAPYDDNGHGTHCAGAAAGNGAASGGKYKGSAPKANIIGIKVLDRLGAGSLETVMQGVEWCIEYNRNHPNNPIHVISLSLGSPPQRFKEENADPMVQVVERAWQSGIVVCVAAGNSGPRDRTIASPGISNEVITVGALDDRNTQYTQQDDVAADFSSRGPTPYGETKPDLLAPGVNIISLRAPNSYLDRSQSSRRVQSNYFSLSGTSMATPICAGIVALMLEYYPHLTPNEVKERLKKGTVQWKDTNSNLYGAGYINAENSI from the coding sequence ATGTTTGATTATTCAGTGATTCAATTTATACAAACCTATGCTCATCAGCTGGACAAGCCACTTCAAATAGAGATTCTGAATCTTTATAAACGTTTTAAACAAGCCCCCAAATTTCTACAAAATCGGCTGGGACCTTTATTTATGCATACTGTGAAATTATCTGTCATTGTGGAATTTGAAGATATGGAATGTCAAAAGCAAAGTGTACAGCAGTTACAGCACTCCTTAACAACAAATACTCACTGCCAATTCAAAAATCAATTTTCTTCTGTACCTTGTTGTAGTGTAGACGTCACACTTGCCGCTTTAGCAGATTTGTTTAAAAGCCATTCGACGATTCGAAAAGTTCATTTAAATAGACAAGTACAAGCACTCCTTGATCATGCCATTCCTTCCGTTCAAGCAGATCATGTTGTCCGCAATAATAAACAATTAACCGGACAAGGAATCACAATCGCTGTTATCGACACAGGAGTTTATCCACATTCGGACCTTGAGGGAAGAATCGTTCATTTTGTAGACTTTATCAATCGACGATCCGCTCCTTATGATGATAATGGGCATGGAACGCATTGCGCTGGTGCCGCTGCTGGAAACGGAGCTGCTTCAGGCGGAAAGTATAAAGGATCAGCTCCCAAAGCTAATATTATCGGTATTAAAGTACTAGATCGTTTAGGAGCAGGTTCACTTGAAACGGTCATGCAAGGGGTTGAATGGTGTATAGAATACAACCGTAATCATCCAAACAACCCAATCCACGTTATCAGCTTATCTTTAGGAAGTCCTCCTCAGCGATTTAAAGAAGAAAATGCTGACCCAATGGTACAGGTAGTGGAAAGGGCTTGGCAAAGCGGCATCGTCGTATGTGTAGCAGCAGGTAACTCCGGTCCTAGGGACAGAACCATTGCAAGCCCAGGAATTAGCAATGAAGTCATTACGGTAGGTGCCCTTGATGATCGAAATACGCAGTATACACAGCAAGATGATGTTGCTGCTGATTTTTCTAGTAGAGGACCAACCCCTTACGGTGAAACAAAGCCAGATTTATTAGCTCCAGGAGTCAACATCATCTCCCTTCGTGCCCCAAATTCCTATTTAGATAGATCACAAAGTTCACGCCGCGTCCAATCCAACTATTTCTCCCTTTCCGGTACGTCCATGGCCACGCCTATTTGTGCAGGGATTGTTGCCTTAATGCTTGAATATTATCCACATCTAACTCCTAATGAGGTCAAAGAGAGATTAAAAAAAGGGACCGTTCAATGGAAAGACACCAACTCCAATCTTTATGGCGCAGGTTATATAAATGCCGAAAACTCCATTTAA
- a CDS encoding spore germination protein: MLRHVFNKRLKYQKQNVEDKQSDIPSTIYTDIHANLDNIKRILNAPSDFIQRIFTIGDSEKKCAIVCIDGLVDKDLINDQLIKNIQLGMQTAKKEVPASSDEIMKKLKNEVLSTYELKIADILDDVLLAILSGDTALFINGTDKVLLVGSKGWDSRGIDEPQTESLVRGPREGFTENIRTNTMLVRRQVRDPNLRLESSKVGRRSKRDLVVCYVEGIVHPDIVAEVNRRLKTIDIDEVAESGTIEQWIEDSSLSPFPQVLHTERPDKVTSAILQGKVAILLDGTPFALIAPTTFVSLFQSQEDYYERWLIGSLLRMLRYVAAFFAVFLPALYIALVSFHQGMIPSKLAFSIAGAREGVPFPAIIEALMMEATLELLREAGIRLPKPIGQTIGIVGGLVIGEAAVQAGLVSPVMIVAVAVTAISSFAIPSYGAGIAFRILRFGTMLAAGIFGLYGIILTYIMINIHIARLKSFGIPYSTPFAPAFYRDWKDVAIRAPITAISKRPQYMQTLDDTRIGKGDESS, translated from the coding sequence ATGTTAAGGCATGTATTCAATAAGCGATTGAAATATCAAAAACAAAATGTTGAAGATAAGCAAAGTGATATACCTAGTACTATTTATACAGATATCCATGCTAATCTTGACAATATAAAAAGGATATTGAATGCACCATCTGATTTTATCCAAAGAATTTTTACAATAGGCGATAGTGAAAAAAAGTGCGCGATCGTTTGTATAGATGGACTAGTAGATAAGGATCTGATAAATGACCAATTGATTAAAAATATTCAATTGGGTATGCAGACTGCCAAAAAGGAAGTGCCGGCTTCTAGCGATGAAATAATGAAGAAATTGAAGAATGAGGTTTTATCCACTTATGAACTTAAAATAGCAGATATATTGGATGACGTGTTACTTGCTATTTTGTCTGGTGATACAGCTTTATTTATCAATGGAACAGATAAAGTATTACTAGTTGGAAGCAAGGGATGGGATAGTCGCGGAATTGACGAACCTCAAACGGAATCATTGGTAAGGGGTCCGAGGGAAGGGTTTACTGAGAATATTCGTACGAATACAATGCTTGTTCGTAGACAGGTAAGGGATCCTAATCTACGGCTTGAATCAAGTAAGGTGGGACGGCGATCCAAAAGAGACCTTGTTGTTTGTTATGTTGAAGGAATTGTTCATCCAGATATAGTAGCAGAGGTTAACAGAAGATTGAAGACAATAGATATTGATGAGGTTGCAGAAAGCGGGACCATCGAACAATGGATTGAGGATAGTTCCTTGTCACCCTTTCCACAGGTGCTGCATACTGAAAGGCCGGATAAGGTAACAAGCGCAATCTTACAAGGAAAAGTTGCTATTCTTTTAGATGGTACACCTTTTGCATTAATTGCACCGACTACATTTGTTTCCCTCTTTCAATCGCAGGAAGACTATTATGAGCGTTGGCTTATTGGATCGTTGCTTCGAATGCTGAGATATGTAGCGGCTTTTTTTGCTGTGTTTTTACCGGCTCTTTATATTGCGCTTGTATCATTTCATCAAGGAATGATTCCTTCGAAGTTAGCTTTTTCGATTGCCGGGGCGAGAGAGGGAGTGCCCTTTCCAGCAATCATTGAAGCGCTGATGATGGAGGCTACATTAGAGCTACTCCGTGAGGCGGGGATTCGATTACCCAAACCGATTGGGCAAACGATTGGCATTGTCGGTGGGTTAGTCATCGGAGAGGCAGCTGTACAAGCTGGATTAGTGAGTCCGGTTATGATTGTGGCTGTAGCAGTTACAGCTATTTCCTCCTTTGCCATTCCTTCATATGGTGCAGGGATTGCCTTTCGAATTTTACGGTTTGGTACGATGCTTGCAGCTGGAATTTTTGGGTTATACGGAATTATTCTCACTTACATTATGATTAACATTCATATTGCCAGGCTAAAAAGCTTTGGGATTCCTTATTCCACGCCATTTGCACCAGCATTTTATAGAGATTGGAAGGACGTGGCTATTCGTGCCCCAATAACTGCGATATCCAAAAGGCCGCAATATATGCAGACGCTTGATGACACAAGAATAGGTAAAGGAGATGAGAGTTCATGA